Proteins encoded within one genomic window of Theobroma cacao cultivar B97-61/B2 chromosome 7, Criollo_cocoa_genome_V2, whole genome shotgun sequence:
- the LOC18593388 gene encoding probable long-chain-alcohol O-fatty-acyltransferase 5, with translation MEGELNNFLRLSVMAMASLLYCYLIAAKIPKGLLRLLSLIPVITLLSIIPFNLHSFHIGVPTWCYLAWLANFKLLLFAFEQGPLSSPSSLSPWGFLAFLLTAAFPFKIKQNLSKTNSKALPNSISEASNKAVLLALVLHCYSYKQYFHQQVLLTFYFLYSYFSIQLLLAVGAIPGQLILGLELEPQFNAPLLSTSLQDFWGHRWNLRVSDLLRAAVYDPVRHVSTRMIGPRWASLPAVFVTFFISGLVHELLYHYITRASPTWEVTLFFVLQGMWVDMEIVLKKKMVATNRFRLHRAVSGPLALAYIAVTAAWLSYTQILRHGIDEKITREFNLFVDFLEGTHSILRRNLVLH, from the coding sequence ATGGAGGGTGAGCTCAACAATTTCTTAAGGTTATCTGTTATGGCCATGGCATCTCTACTCTACTGTTACTTGATTGCAGCAAAGATCCCAAAGGGCTTGCTAAGGCTCCTCTCCCTCATCCCTGTCATCACCCTCTTATCTATCATCCCCTTCAACCTCCACAGCTTCCATATAGGTGTCCCGACCTGGTGTTACCTTGCTTGGTTGGCCAACTTCAAGCTTCTCTTATTTGCCTTTGAGCAAGGCCCTTTATCATCTCCATCATCATTATCTCCATGGGGTTTTCTTGCCTTTTTGCTCACAGCTGCTTTCccattcaaaatcaaacaaaacttATCTAAAACCAACTCAAAAGCATTGCCAAATTCAATTTCAGAGGCTTCAAACAAAGCTGTGCTTCTAGCCTTGGTGCTCCATTGTTATAGCTACAAGCAGTATTTTCACCAACAGGTCTTGCTAACCTTTTACTTCTTATACTCTTACTTCTCAATCCAACTCCTCCTGGCCGTGGGTGCAATCCCGGGTCAGCTTATCCTCGGCTTGGAACTCGAGCCACAGTTCAACGCACCCTTACTTTCCACTTCACTGCAAGATTTCTGGGGGCATAGGTGGAACCTCAGGGTCTCCGATCTTCTTCGTGCCGCCGTATATGACCCCGTACGTCATGTTTCTACACGTATGATTGGACCTCGATGGGCCTCACTGCCGGCTGTTTTCGTGACGTTCTTCATCTCGGGCCTGGTGCACGAACTGCTATACCATTACATCACTCGTGCAAGCCCGACATGGGAAGTGACTTTGTTCTTTGTCCTGCAAGGAATGTGGGTGGATATGGAGATTGTgctgaagaaaaaaatggtgGCGACCAACAGATTTCGACTCCACAGGGCGGTTTCAGGACCACTGGCATTGGCATATATAGCAGTGACTGCTGCCTGGTTGTCTTATACACAGATTCTCAGACATGGAATAGATGAAAAGATCACCAGAGAATTCAATCTGTTTGTGGATTTCCTCGAGGGCACACAC
- the LOC18593389 gene encoding exopolygalacturonase, giving the protein MGSSSNSVFQCFLFMMFMFLYGNQQVQAAAANLFNVLQYGASGDGKTDNSKAFTNAWKQACQSGGNSVVLIPLGTYLVLPTVFQGPCKGAIAFQVKGVLRAPTDAASLHLDHWISFRYIDRLTITGGGSLDGQGASAWPYNTCLTDPNCPPFPVTLRFDFVTNSWINHITSINRKNFHFNIFASTNIRIHQVNISAPGDSPNTDGIHIGDSTGIHISDSEIATGDDCVSMGPGSQNINITNVHCGPDHGFSVGSLGKSPNEKDVAGVTVRNCTLTGTLNGLRIKTWSPSHSSRCSDVTFEHVNVENVNNPIFIDQNYCPSHKCGRQWESRVKIQGVRFRNIWGSSSSRIAVNLQCSRSTPCENIELRNINIDYNGGGGGATAAAAASSCSNVHGVAYGQQHPPSCMWKSFSTMSAQ; this is encoded by the exons atgGGTTCTTCTTCCAATTCAGTATTCCAATGTTTCCTCTTCATGATGTTCATGTTCCTGTATGGAAACCAGCAGGTCCAAGCAGCAGCCGCAAATCTGTTTAATGTGCTGCAATATGGTGCCTCAGGTGATGGAAAAACAGACAACTCCAAG GCCTTTACTAATGCATGGAAGCAAGCTTGCCAGAGTGGAGGAAACAGTGTGGTTTTGATCCCATTAGGGACATACCTGGTGCTTCCGACTGTTTTCCAGGGTCCATGCAAGGGTGCCATCGCGTTTCAGGTCAAGGGGGTGCTGAGGGCTCCCACCGACGCAGCCTCACTTCACCTTGACCATTGGATTTCCTTCCGGTACATTGACAGATTGACAATCACCGGTGGTGGCTCACTCGATGGCCAAGGTGCCTCAGCTTGGCCTTACAACACTTGCCTTACAGATCCTAATTGCCCTCCTTTCCCTGTT ACACTGAGATTTGATTTCGTGACCAATTCATGGATCAATCACATAACATCAATCAACCGCAAGAACTTTCACTTCAACATTTTCGCTTCCACAAACATTAGAATCCACCAAGTCAACATATCAGCACCTGGTGACAGTCCCAACACAGATGGAATCCACATAGGAGACTCCACTGGGATCCATATTTCGGATTCGGAGATAGCCACTGGAGACGATTGTGTTTCCATGGGGCCAGGATCCCAAAACATCAACATCACGAATGTTCATTGTGGTCCGGACCATGGTTTCAGCGTTGGGAGCCTGGGGAAATCCCCCAATGAAAAAGATGTTGCTGGTGTAACTGTGAGAAACTGCACCTTGACAGGAACTCTTAATGGTTTGAGGATCAAAACATGGTCTCCGTCTCATTCAAGCAGATGTTCTGATGTTACATTTGAGCATGTTAATGTCGAAAATGTTAACAACCCAATTTTCATTGATCAAAACTACTGCCCATCTCACAAATGTGGCCGACAG TGGGAGTCAAGGGTGAAGATTCAGGGTGTTAGGTTCAGAAACATATGGGGCAGCTCAAGCTCGAGAATCGCTGTCAATCTGCAGTGTAGCAGAAGCACACCATGTGAGAACATTGAGCTTAGGAACATAAACATAGATTACAATGGAGGTGGAGGAGGAgcaacagcagcagcagccGCCTCCTCATGTTCTAATGTTCATGGTGTTGCATATGGACAACAACACCCTCCCTCTTGCATGTGGAAATCGTTTTCCACCATGTCGGCCCAATAG
- the LOC18593390 gene encoding glycerophosphodiester phosphodiesterase GDPDL3, with protein sequence MGSLRGITVAVLVVQALLASVALVSAQGSSNRSRWQTLNGDVPFVIARGGFSGMFSDSSPAAYRLALLTGPTNVILWCDVQLTKDAAGICFPDLKLDNNSDITTVFPNKQKTYLVNGVATKGWFSVDYTLKDIGNVILNQGVFSRSNKFDGNNYPIMTVADTYTLLKPPGFWLNIQHNAFYAQHNLSMRNFVISLTRNVTVTVDYISSPEVAFLRSIAARFQRSTTKLVFRFLELDTVEPSTNLTYGSLLKNLTFVKTFASGIIVPKSYVWPVDSNLYLQPSTSVVLDAHKEGLEVFASDFTNDVPFSFNYSYDPVAEYLQFVDNGKFSVDGVISDFPITPSAAINCFAHLGRNASKQVDLLVISKNGASGDYPGCTDQAYTKAIQDGVDVIDCPVQMTKDGTPICLGSINLIDSTDVAQSSFSNLSKTIPEIMQGSGIFTFDMSWRDILSLTTAISSPQSEYKLFRNPKFKNVGKFLTLSEFLAMAKSASSLQGVLIAIENAAYLAEQGFGVTDAVFDALSEAGYDKQTAQKVMIQSSNSSVLMKFKGKSNYKLVYKVDEDIGGAQQASIDDIKSFASAVVISKDSVFPENNAFLTGVTDVVPRLQAANLSVYVHTFSNEFTSQAWDFFSDATVEVNSFHVGGRINGVITDFPETSDRYRRNRCLNKGDNTPGYMSPVQPGSLLQLVTAEYLPPAEAPSPYLTEADIAESPLPPVAAKTPTSSPSGAAPSPTSPNGQPKVAASVIVPPMAVLLAFCLLF encoded by the exons ATGGGAAGCTTGCGCGGCATTACGGTTGCCGTTTTGGTAGTTCAAGCTCTGTTAGCTTCAGTAGCTTTGGTGTCTGCTCAGGGATCTAGTAATCGTTCTCGTTGGCAGACATTAAACG GTGATGTACCCTTTGTCATAGCACGTGGTGGATTTTCAGGAATGTTTTCAGACTCTAGTCCTGCAGCTTATCGTTTGGCGTTATTAACTGGTCCAACCAATGTGATCTTGTGGTGTGATGTGCAATTAACAAAAGATGCTGCTGGGATTTGCTTTCCTGATCTTAAGCTAGATAATAATTCTGACATTACAACTGTTTTCCCGAATAAGCAGAAGACTTACCTTGTTAATGGGGTCGCTACCAAGGGATGGTTTTCTGTTGATTACACCCTCAAGGACATCGGAAATGTCATCT TAAATCAAGGTGTCTTTTCTCGAAGTAATAAGTTTGACGGTAATAATTACCCAATTATGACTGTTGCGGACACATATACGCTATTGAAACCACCTGGTTTTTGGTTGAATATTCAG CATAATGCATTCTATGCACAACACAATTTGAGCATGAGAAACTTTGTAATATCTTTAACTAGAAATGTGACTGTAACCGTTGATTATATCTCATCACCGGAGGTGGCTTTCTTGCGAAGTATTGCAGCACGTTTCCAAAGAAGCACAACAAAACTTGTCTTCCGGTTTCTAGAATTAGACACGGTGGAGCCTTCAACCAACCTGACTTATGGATCTCTCTTAAAAAATCTCACATTTGTCAAGACATTTGCCTCTGGAATCATTGTTCCCAAGTCTTATGTATGGCCTGTCGATTCAAATCTTTACTTGCAACCTTCTACCTCTGTTGTCTTGGATGCTCACAAAGAAGGGCTTGAAGTTTTTGCATCAGACTTTACAAATGATGTTCCATTTAGCTTCAATTACTCCTATGATCCTGTGGCTGAGTATCTTCAGTTTGTTGACAATGGCAAATTCTCTGTTGATGGTGTGATATCTGACTTCCCAATAACTCCATCAGCAGCTATAA ATTGCTTTGCTCACCTAGGCAGAAATGCTTCAAAACAAG TGGATCTGTTGGTCATCTCAAAAAATGGAGCAAGTGGAGACTATCCTGGTTGTACTGACCAGGCATATACAAAAGCAATTCAAGATGGTGTAGATGTTATTGACTGTCCTGTTCAAATGACAAAGGATGGGACACCTATTTGCTTGGGCTCTATAAATCTGATAGATAGCACAGATGTTGCTCAGTCAAGCTTTAGCAATCTTTCGAAAACAATTCCAGAGATTATGCAAGGCAGTGGAATATTTACCTTTGACATGTCATGGAGAGatattctaagcttgacaA CTGCAATATCTAGCCCACAGTCAGAGTACAAATTGTTTCGaaatccaaaattcaaaaatgttGGGAAGTTCTTGACATTATCTGAGTTTTTGGCCATGGCAAAGAGCGCTAGCTCTCTTCAAGGTGTCTTAATCGCCATTGAG AATGCTGCTTACCTTGCAGAGCAGGGATTTGGTGTAACTGATGCAGTGTTTGATGCCTTGAGTGAAGCTGGCTATGATAAACAGACCGCTCAGAAGGTTATGATCCAGTCCAGTAATAGCTCTGTTCTAATGAAGTTCAAGGGTAAAAGCAACTATAAGCTCGTCTACAAGGTTGATGAAGATATTGGTGGTGCTCAGCAGGCATCAATTGATGACATTAAGAGCTTTGCTAGCGCTGTGGTCATTAGCAAGGACTCTGTCTTCCCTGAAAATAATGCATTTCTCACTGGTGTTACAGATGTTGTACCAAGACTACAAGCAGCTAATCTCTCTGTATATGTTCACACATTCAGTAATGAGTTCACATCTCAAGCATGGGACTTCTTCTCTGATGCAACTGTTGAGGTCAATTCGTTCCATGTAGGAGGCCGTATTAATGGTGTCATTACAGACTTCCCAGAGACTTCTGATAGATACCGGA GGAACCGATGCTTGAACAAAGGCGATAACACACCTGGTTACATGAGCCCTGTCCAGCCTGGTAGCCTTCTCCAACTAGTCACAGCTGAGTACTTGCCACCAGCTGAAGCTCCGAGCCCCTACCTGACTGAGGCAGACATTGCTGAGTCCCCTTTGCCTCCTGTTGCAGCAAAAACACCAACCTCCAGTCCATCTGGTGCTGCACCATCCCCAACATCACCAAATGGACAGCCTAAAGTTGCTGCTTCTGTTATCGTGCCGCCTATGGCTGTGCTTCTCGCCTTTTGTTTACTGTTTTGA
- the LOC18593391 gene encoding sodium/hydrogen exchanger 4, translating to MEMFEFIRNVVQQHEKVVPISLFVAILCLCLVIGHLLEENRWVNESITAIFIGFIAGTVILFLSKGKSSHILRFSEELFFMYLLPPIIFNAGFQMKKKQFFQNFITIMLFGVIGVFISASIVTDGSWWLFPKLGFVGLTARDYLAVGTIFSATDTVCTLQVLHQDETPLLHSLVFGEGVVNDATSIVLFNAIQKIDIARINSRSSLQLIGDFFYLFSMSTGLGITFGLVTAYLLKTFYFGRHSTVRELAIMVLMAYLSYTLAELLALSGILTVFFCGILMSHYAWHNVTESSRITTRHIFAMMSFVAETFIFLYVGMDAFDMEKWKITRLSFGTLMASFGTIVFLILLGRAAFIFPLSAFSNYMNRCPERPLPLTFKHQVIIWWAGLMRGAVSIALAFKQFTYSGVTWDPIGAAMLTNTIIVVLFTTLVFGFLTKPLIYYLLPPRAIDKTDSSLGSKSPKEDTILPLLSFEASASTNILRAKDSLTMLIERPVYTVHSYWRKFDDTYMRPIFGGPLSSGPPAC from the exons ATGGAGATGTTTGAGTTTATAAGAAATGTAGTTCAGCAGCATGAAAAGGTGGTGCCTATTTCATTGTTTGTGGCAATTCTCTGCCTGTGTTTAGTCATAGGTCACTTGCTTGAAGAGAATCGTTGGGTCAATGAATCCATCACTGCCATCTTCATT GGATTTATAGCTGGAACAGTGATCTTGTTCTTGAGCAAAGGAAAAAGCTCTCACATCCTAAGATTCAGTGAAGAACTGTTCTTCATGTATCTCCTTCCGCCTATCATATTCAATGCAGG ATTTcagatgaagaagaaacagTTCTTTCAAAACTTTATAACCATCATGCTGTTTGGAGTAATTGGGGTTTTCATCTCAGCCTCAATTGTTACAGATG GCAGTTGGTGGCTGTTTCCCAAGCTAGGATTTGTTGGTTTGACTGCACGAGACTATCTCG CTGTAGGGACTATATTCTCAGCAACAGATACCGTGTGTACATTGCAG GTTCTTCATCAAGATGAAACTCCCTTATTACACAGCCTAGTATTTGGAGAAGGAGTAGTGAATGATGCAACATCAATTGTTCTCTTCAATGCAATTCAAAAAATCGACATTGCAAGAATTAACAGCCGGTCGTCTCTCCAGTTGATTGGAGATTTCTTTTACCTGTTCTCAATGAGTACCGGTCTCGGAATTACT TTTGGACTTGTAACAGCATATTTGCTTAAAACCTTCTACTTTGGAAG ACATTCAACTGTTCGTGAACTTGCTATTATGGTTTTAATGGCTTATCTGTCTTACACGTTAGCTGAG CTGTTAGCCCTTAGTGGAATTCTCACTGTTTTCTTCTGTGGAATTCTGATGTCACACTATGCATGGCATAATGTGACTGAAAGTTCAAGAATCACAACCAG GCATATATTTGCAATGATGTCATTTGTTGCAGAAAccttcatttttctctatGTAGGAATGGATGCTTTTGACATGGAGAAGTGGAAGATCACTAGACTGAG TTTTGGGACTTTAATGGCCAGCTTTGGCACCATagtttttctaattttgctCGGGCGTGCTGCATTTATATTCCCTCTCTCTGCATTCTCCAATTATATGAACAGGTGTCCTGAGAGACCACTGCCATTAACTTTTAAACACCAG GTAATTATCTGGTGGGCTGGGCTGATGAGAGGGGCAGTATCTATTGCTTTGGCTTTTAAACAG TTCACCTACTCTGGTGTTACATGGGATCCAATTGGCGCTGCAATGCTAACCAACACCATAATCGTTGTCTTGTTCACTACGCTG GTCTTTGGCTTCCTAACAAAGCCCCTTATATACTACCTGCTTCCTCCCCGTGCAATTGACAAGACCGACAGCAGCTTAGGATCAAAATCGCCAAAGGAGGACACGATCCTCCCTTTGCTCTCCTTCGAAGCATCTGCGTCAACCAATATCCTTCGTGCAAAGGATAGTTTGACAATGTTAATCGAAAGGCCTGTGTACACCGTGCATTCCTACTGGAGAAAGTTTGATGACACCTACATGAGGCCTATATTTGGTGGCCCTCTTAGCAGCGGTCCACCGGCATGTTAG
- the LOC18593392 gene encoding putative lipid-transfer protein DIR1 yields MAMAGERLLVHCLAVMLLIALVEGTTNEPTVCNIALTKLNLCRPAVTGQYPPPPTKECCGLMKQANLTCLCKFKEALPAFEIDPARAFALPKKCNLRTPPQCKV; encoded by the exons ATGGCCATGGCAGGTGAGAGACTTCTGGTGCATTGCCTGGCAGTGATGTTGCTCATTGCATTGGTGGAAGGAACCACCAACGAGCCAACCGTATGTAACATTGCCCTGACCAAGCTGAACTTGTGCCGGCCGGCGGTCACCGGGCAATACCCTCCACCACCAACCAAGGAATGCTGTGGTTTGATGAAACAGGCCAACTTGACTTGTCTCTGCAAGTTCAAGGAGGCTCTCCCTGCCTTCGAGATTGACCCTGCCCGCGCATTTGCATTGCCTAAGAAGTGTAATCTTCGCACACCACCACAATGCAAGG TCTGA